CAGCTAGACAGGTTGAGGTGCTGCAGCCTTGGCCAAGAGCTGGCTGCCTGTGCCCAGCCCTGGTCGCTGAGGAGGCTGCAGTGACTCAGCGCCAAGCGCTCCAGGCTGGGGCAGCCCTTGGCCACAGCCACCAAGGCCTTGTCTGTGAGTGCTGGCAGCAGGCTCAGTGACAGCTGCCTCAGCTGGGGGAAGCGGAGCACCTGTGAGGATGTAGTAGGGACAGGGAGGGTAATGAGGCCCTGGAGCCCTTCCggctcccctcacccccagccagAGGAACTGCCACATCCAGCAGAAGCCCACGAGAAAAGGGCTTGTTCCAAGCAAAAAGCTCCAGCCCAGGGGTCCTCAGTCTATCCACGCCCCCAGACTCACACCTTGGTTAAACTGGCATCAGTCAGCTTGCTGCAGGCTGTGAGGTCCAGCTCCCGCAGGGCCTGCAGCATGAGCAGGGAGGGGCCCTGTGGCTGGGGAGAGGGGTCCTTGGGGCTGGAGGCCCGGTACTCCAGCTCTTCGTGGGGCTGTGGGAGCAAGCTTTTGCTGCTCAGGTTCCTCCTGAGTTTGGCCCTCAACTGTTGCCGGAGAGGGACGAAGGAGGGCAGCTGAGCCCAGGGACCCCCCGCCCGCCATGACTTGGAGGGTCTCGCACCTGAGGCTCCTGCGAAGGTGCCTTGATGGGCTGCCCCAGCCCCAGGAGCCCCCAGTCACCCAGCTCCTTGCACCAGGCCAGGCGCAGGACTGAGAGGTGGGTGAGGTAGGTGCAGATGGCCTGCAGAGTCTGGTTGGTGAGGGCCACACAGGAGGACAAGTCTAGCACCCTGAGGCGTGGGCCCAGCGCTGGGATCAGGGAGAGCACTGAGGCGTCCTAGGAGGGAAGCGGAAAAGGGAGCAGGTGATGGGAGGTGCCCGCTGCCTGTGTCACCAGGCGTGGCAGGCTATGAGGTCCAGCTCCCATGGGGCCTGTGGCAGGGCCACAGGGGCCCTGTGGCCAGGAAGAGGGGTCCTTGGGGCTGGAGGCCCAGTGCTCCAGCTCttggtggggctgtgggaggaagccttTGCTGCTCAGGCAGGGAGGGGTCCCTAGAAAGGTTCTGCCCAAAGTTACAGCCCCACAGGCAACAGGAAACTGGCACAGGGCCCGCGGAAGGATGCATCAGTGTTCCTGTGCTGTGTGTCACAGTGGAGTGGCGGGCTGAGAAGGGGGACCCAGGGAGAAGGACAAATACCTAGACTGGCTGGTGTGGGAAGAATGCAGGTGAAAATCTCTAAGGCGTTCACCTTCTCTGTGCTCCCAGCACCAGTCCATCAGATAAGCTCCCTCTAGGACTGGGGGGACATACAGCAGAGCTGCCACCTGCCAGGAGCAGTTGGGGGATGGTGGGGGCGAGAACTAAGGGCAGGACAGAGGAAGCTGCTTAGTAGAGATGCAGACATGGGAACATGGGCCTCCAGAAAGAGTGGCTAAGAGACACACAATCGACACAGTGAGGATGGAGTAAAGCAAGAGAAGAGAGGCACTTGGGGGAAAATGTTGAGACACTTTTCAGGTGGGAAAGGCTCTGGGCACAGCCATAGATTGAAGGAAAAATCTGCTAAAGAGGGAGAGGGCGACACTGTTAAGACAGGGACACCACCCAGAGGGACAGGGCTGAGCCCTACTGAAGGAACCGGCATCAACCAAGAAATGACCCTCTTCCTCCTTTGTCACATGGCCTCCCCAGGGCCCCTCCTGAGCAACTACTGCTGTGTAACCTCGGTGCCCCTTCCCCCAGGGCTTGGTTCTGTCATCGCTGCCCCCAGAACACCCGCCCTCAGTCCCCTCCCCAGACTGCAGTGATCACCAAGCACCGGACTTGTGAGGTGTGGGTCACCTCGTGGGTGGGCCCCTCTgtcctctggaacctccctctgCAGGGACCCACCACGGGGGCTGCAGGGAGCAGTGTGGGCAGCAGCACCGTCTGCCTAGGCACCTTTCCTCTTCCAGTTCACTTGGACACAAACACGGGGCATCTCCCTGGTGCCAGGCTCCCAGTTCCCCCAGTCCCTGGCCCTGGTGAGGATGGAAGGAAAGGGTGGAACGCTCACCTTGAGTGAGGAGCAGTAGGCCAGGCTGAGGGAGGCCAGTGAGGGTGGAGCTCCGCACACTGAGCCCAGGGACTGGGCCAGTTCCTGCCCTCTCACCAGGCAGCACTCGGCCATGTCGAGGCTCTGCAGCTCCTGCAGGCCCCCTAGGGCTGAGCATCCCGCATCTGTCAGCCGCTGCAGCTTCCTCAGGCTCAGGCGCCGCAGGTGCCGCAGGCCCCGGCTCACAGCCAGGACTGCTCCATCAGCCAGTTCTGAGCAGCCGCTGAGGTCCAGGGAGGTAAGGCCTGGTTGCTGGTGGCAAAGGGCAGCCACAGCCTCTGTGGAGAGGTCCCGGCAGCTATGCAGGCTCAGTTCCTGCAGCTGCAGCCCAGCCACCTGGCCCAGTGCCCGCAGGGCCTCGGGCGGCAAGCCAGTGCCGCTCAGGTCCAGGGCGTGCAGCCTGCTGGCCCGCTCCTTCAGGAATCGCAGCAGGTTGCGGAAGGAGAGTTGGGAGGGGGAGGAGTCCTGGGGGCCAATGGAGCCCCAGGCTGGGCCTAGCTGGAAGGTGAGATGGCAATAGGCCAAGGAGAGTCGCTCCAGGCGGGGGGCACAACTGCTGAGCCGGTTGAAGCTGAGGTCAGCCAGGCCCCGAAGGCTAGCCAGGCTGAGCTCACGGAGGCCGCTCAGCGCCTGCTGGACCTGCTGCGCTGTCTCGGGCTGAGCCAGCAGcatgcctgatgtgaagaggctgTTGCAGCCACTGAGGTCTAGGATACGCAGGGCCGGGCAGCCCAGGATCAGGGCCACGAAGGAGGCCTCTGTGGGGCTGCCCCCACCAAGGCACAAGCTCTGCAGGTGCGGGCCCAGGTGGTGGGTAACAGACCGCAGCACCTGGAGTGAAGCCGGCGAGCCATCCAGGTTGGTCAGGCTGATGCAGGTGACACCCCTGAGACCCAGACTCTTGATGGCCGGAAGGGAGGCAGACGACACGGGGATGTTGTACTGCACGCTGGCCTATGGGGCAGCAGTGGGCCTGGGGTTAGCTCTCTGGCCTCACAGTGTGCCAGCCATTGAGTCTGGTGCAATTCACTGGCCAGAGTTTGAGGGAAGATCAGGGAAGGGCCCTTCTACAGCAGGAACCCACTGTGCTGCCATGTGCCTGAGGGGGTGCTGGTGGGACGTGGGAGCAGGGGGGACAGGTCATACTGGGGCTCAAGGGGGAGGACTACAAGGGGAGGACAGAAAGTTAGTGATGGCCAGGGCTGAGTGCCTATGGAGAGGCTGGGCCAGAGTGGGGACTTGGCATGCTGGGTacaggagggctggggagggggaccCTGGAGGAGAGCCAGCAAAGGCCCCTGGGAGCAGGAGGACAAAGCATTCTGGACCCAACTTTGGGGACTTTCAGTAGGTGGCCTTGGAACCCACGGACTCCAAATTCAGGGCCTCAGCTTAGTGTTAGCTAAGCAATCAGCCTCCCCCACTTTCTCAAGAGCATATAAATAGCCCTCAAAACAGCTGAAGGCGGGAAGAAGCAATGGCAGGTGTCGCTCACCACAATGCCCTGTGGCCCAGATGCCAGAGAtctggggcaggcagggaggccaCAATGTTTGCAAACCTGGCTTTTGTGTCTAAGTGAAAAATGTGCCTACCCATGCGAGTGTGGTGTGCACATGCGTGGATGCGTGTGTATGCGCACACGTGAAGGCCCTTTAGGCCGGAGATTCGAGATGCACTTGTGATCCCTGGTCTTATCTCTGGAGGGTCTGCCTTATTCCTTCAGGTGAGGAGGGAGAAGTATACTATTTCTGTGGACAGGAGCTCAGAGAATGAATTTCAGAGGCAGGGAGGAAATTGGCCCTACTAGAGAGGAACCGGGGAGCTTGGGGAGCACAGAGCTGGAGTCTGGTGGGACCGGGAGGCAAGCAACCTCAGGGCTAGTTGTGGTGAAAGGTTGGCTTGTTTAGGAGTGTGAGGAACCGCCAGTAGTTGTTTTCAGAGAACCTTCCCTGATTTTGTGCCAGAGGGAGCCAAAGGACAGAAAGTACAGGAATGTACAGAAAGTACAGGAGCTGGtctgtgggggagggagaagagggcttGGCTTCTGAAACCCTAGCCCCATTTCTCTACCCCCACCAACACCCAGGCTGCAGGCAAGGGATACTCATAGATCCTTGTTTTCACAAGCAAGCTGCCCCCCCAAACCTGTGCAGTGAATAACAGGAAGAACAAGCTGACGTTCCCTCCTTGTCCTCCACAGAAAATCATCAAAAGGGAACCAGAAAGGTCAAAATGATGCGTGATATGCGCTCCCTGCAAGATGCTTATCAACAGAATTCTTCCAGGAAGACAGGTGGAACTCATTCCCAGGTGTGGAGACCCCACCTGGCTTCTGCCCCAGagagaagcagcccctgagggcTGTCGTTCCGGGAATGAGCCTGTGGTAAGAGGGAGACCAGCTCCCACCAATTTAATGGGAGCCTGGGAGTCAAACCAGGTTCCCAGTTCAGACCCCATGGTCAATACCGGTGAGAGGAGCTCTGCCCATAGATCCCCCCTGTGGACACCAGGAGACAGTGGGGAGTGGGGACGCCAGAGACCTGGGTCCCTCTCTCAGATTTAAGGAGAGCTGGCGAAGATGCCAGTGTGTGAGGTTGGGGAGGGTACTGAAAAAGTCAGGGAGAAAAGGTTTTAGAAAGGAACGGTAAAGCATGCCTCCAGCCATTTCAAAGTCCTGCAGTGCTAGATGAGCCAGTCTCATAATGAGTAGAATGAACTCTGGTTGGGGGAGTGTAGAGCAGTGCTGGTTGCCAGGCAGCACCTGCCCCCACCAGTCACATGGCACCCCGCAGCCCCCAGCTCCAGCCGCCTTcagtcttccttctttccctatCTTCCTGAGCCTTGGCTGCCAGCAGTGTTCTTCCCTCTCCCATTGCTTTCTTATACACAAGGTAAACAAACAGCTCAGGGTCCAAGTGCAGGGCTGGCAGATGACCCCAAGAGCTACCTACTGAAGGGGCAGGGCCTGGCCTAAAGTACTTCCAACTATGGGGCCAGGTGAGTTTTGAGGccacctccctgctccccacagtTTTTATTGGTGGGGAGAAAACAGCCTCTATGCCATCACCCAGGTGGTCTACCTGGGACTCATACAGAAGTCTAAGAGCAGTCTGTTGGGGATATTTACCCTCTGTGGGGGCCGAGCGGCAGCCTTCTGGGTTCTGGTCTTTGCCCTAGTGTAGGAAAgtgcccctccccaggccctgggAAGATGCTTCTAAAGCCCCAAGGGAGTACAACAGGGGTACCTGCTCCAGCTTCAGCCGCCTCAGCACACTAGCCCCCTGGTCTCCTCCCTTCTTAATGCTGGCATCTTAAAGGTAAATGTGGACTCATTTGGAAAATGCCCTGAACCTGCTAAAAGCAACACGTGTCCCTTGACTGTGAGAAGCCAGGACTCTTGTAACTACTGAAGTCCTGAGCTGAGACAGCAGGCCTGTGTGCAGACTTGGAAAGCCATCTGAGACATACATGACTCTCCTGTTCTACCAGCACAAGAATCCAAAGTTAGTACGCCTGTTTCCAGAAGGACCTTGAGGAAGCATATGTCCTGGCGCCCAGGGGCTTTGGTCTCCAGAGAGGAATCAGACTTTGGGGCTCATATCTAGAGGCTTTTATAGACACCCCAGGCAGGAGAAGGCAGCAGGGGGCAGGAGCCGTCCTGAGATCTTCACAGTGACCAGCCCGGtggcagcacccccaccccaggtatGGACAGAGCCCAGGTGTATGTCACGTGCTGCCTTTGTCTGTCTGATTTGAGAAAAAGTGGAATTAAATGGGggcaggtgagggagattaagaagtTACCAAGTCTAGCCTGGCCTGGAGTCTTACAGCTTGGCCTTGGTGAGCCAGAATCTTCCACAGCATCTACTAGCTGGGGCACTACCTCCTCAACCCGCTGCACCCTGGGAGATGGTTCCTGCCAATAGGGCTCCAGAGATTGTTCTCTGGGACATGGTGGTGTCGGCCCTAGATGCCCAGGTATCTGTGGCCTGGCTTCCCAGGGCTCCCAGTCCTGGCCGTGGAGTAGGGGGCTGAGCTTTGCAGAGTCACCGAACGGGTCTTTGTCAGTGCTCTATCTGGAGCTCAGGGTTCACTGGAGAAACTCCAGTACTAAAATGGTAGACTCTGGATCCCAAACTCtgaccccagcctcctcctcctcttcctcccctcacTCCTGTTCCATCTCATCTTCATGCCCAGGCCCTGACTGCCCACTTGGCTTCTTCTGCACCCTGCTTCTTTGCTAGACTCCAAGAAGCCTCCCTGACTGATGGCCTCTCATCAGGGCCCCCACGGCCCTGCCCATCATGCGGGTGCCCCTGCTTTCTGTGCCCTCTGCCAGCCAGGGATGATGAAACCATGGCCACCTCTGGGTATGTGCTGTCCGAGGAAGCCACAGCCTCCCTTCCTGTCTGCACTGGCGCCCCTCTCCTCACAGCCCCCCTCTTCTCACTCCCCTAGACTTCTTTACAAGCCCCTGATGATACTGCAGCTCCCTCCCCTCACTCCAGCCTTCTCAGAGACGTTTCAAATAGAAACCAAAGCCCTTAGGTGGGAAGGCCCTCCTGCCCTGTTCACATCCACCAGCCCATCCTTGGCAGGACTCATCAGAACCTCCTTCCCTATTCTGTTCTTGGGTTCAAGGAGACCCTCTTCTCCCAGCCTACTGAGCCtgtccccaccctctcctctgtgAACCCCCAAATCTCTGCCTTTCCACTCCTTCCTCAGAGTCCACAAACACCCCAGAGTCTTAACAAAGGCCTCCCTTGATCCTGCAACCCCCCTCACCTCTCCCCTTTACCATCATGCTTCTTGGAAGCACATGGGTGCCCATACCCACTGCAGCCACCTCTTGACCATAGCTTTGCCCATTGAT
The genomic region above belongs to Budorcas taxicolor isolate Tak-1 chromosome 18, Takin1.1, whole genome shotgun sequence and contains:
- the LOC128063658 gene encoding leucine-rich repeat-containing protein 29-like — translated: MAECCLVRGQELAQSLGSVCGAPPSLASLSLAYCSSLKDASVLSLIPALGPRLRVLDLSSCVALTNQTLQAICTYLTHLSVLRLAWCKELGDWGLLGLGQPIKAPSQEPQPHEELEYRASSPKDPSPQPQGPSLLMLQALRELDLTACSKLTDASLTKVLRFPQLRQLSLSLLPALTDKALVAVAKGCPSLERLALSHCSLLSDQGWAQAASSWPRLQHLNLSSCNQLTEQTLDSIGQACRQLRMVDVAMCPGISIASVRRFQARLPEVICIQSRFVGGADLTLTL